The nucleotide window ACCTTACTCATTCTACTCACGCCAACGTTTTGGCGTAGCTAAGGGGATATCGTGGCAAAAGCATTGTTCTTATACTCTTCTCGTGAAGGGCAAACAAAAAAAATCTTCCACTATATAGATGAGAAGCTAACGGACTTCGATTGTGATTTAGTCGATCTACATAATGTAGACACTATTGATTTCGAACCCTATGACAAAGTGCTGGTTGGTGCGTCTATTCGTTATGGGCATTTGAATAAGAAGTTGTACCAATTTATTGAACGTCATCTTACGCAACTGGAAAAGCATAAAGTCGCTTTCTTCTGTGTGAACCTAACGGCACGTAAAGAAGACCAAGGTAAAGATACGCCAGAAGGCAGTGCGTATATTCGTAAGTTCTTGATGAAATCACCTTGGAAACCAGAACTAATAGGCGTGTTTGCTGGCGCTCTTTATTATCCTCGCTACGGGTGGTTCGACAAAATGATGATTAAGTTCATCATGTCGATGACGGGTGGAGAAACCGATACAACGAAAGAAGTGGAATACACCAACTGGGAAAAAGTGACTCTTTTCACGGATAAATTCAAAAAACTGTAGAAATAACGTGCTCTTTTACGTGTTTTTGATGCTATTTCATTCGAATGATAGAAAATTCAAAAAAAACGTCAAAAAGGGCTTGCCAATGTGATCGCAATCTCTATAATGCCACCTCGCTGACACGGCAACGCTCCGAAAGGAACGAAGCGAAGTTAGCAAGCCAAATTAGCCAAGCGGAAACGCTTGAAAAAAGTTTGAAAAAAGTGATTGACACTAAACTTTAACTCGCTAAAATGGCCGTCCGATTTGAGCGAGGCTCAGTCGGAAAGCTCTTTAACAATATAGACCTATCAATCTGTGTGGGCACTCGTTGATGATAATCCAATTAGATACCTCGGTATCAAATTAGGTTTCAATGAACTGAGTGACCAATCGAGATTAAGTTTACTTAGTCTTGGCACAGTCAATTCATTATCGTTCTCCTTTTTTATAAAGGAATAACGATAATAGCTTTAAAATTACATTAGTAGTTTTGAAGTCAGTATTCATTGAGCCAAACAAAATCTTAAATTGAAGAGTTTGATCATGGCTCAGATTGAACGCTGGCGGCAGGCCTAACACATGCAAGTCGAGCGGAAACGAGTTAACTGAACCTTCGGGGAACGTTAACGGCGTCGAGCGGCGGACGGGTGAGTAATGCCTAGGAAATTGCCCTGATGTGGGGGATAACCATTGGAAACGATGGCTAATACCGCATGATGCCTACGGGCCAAAGAGGGGGACCTTCGGGCCTCTCGCGTCAGGATATGCCTAGGTGGGATTAGCTAGTTGGTGAGGTAAGGGCTCACCAAGGCGACGATCCCTAGCTGGTCTGAGAGGATGATCAGCCACACTGGAACTGAGACACGGTCCAGACTCCTACGGGAGGCAGCAGTGGGGAATATTGCACAATGGGCGCAAGCCTGATGCAGCCATGCCGCGTGTGTGAAGAAGGCCTTCGGGTTGTAAAGCACTTTCAGTCGTGAGGAAGGTAGTGTGTTTAATAGATGCATTATTTGACGTTAGCGACAGAAGAAGCACCGGCTAACTCCGTGCCAGCAGCCGCGGTAATACGGAGGGTGCGAGCGTTAATCGGAATTACTGGGCGTAAAGCGCATGCAGGTGGTTTGTTAAGTCAGATGTGAAAGCCCGGGGCTCAACCTCGGAATAGCATTTGAAACTGGCAGACTAGAGTACTGTAGAGGGGGGTAGAATTTCAGGTGTAGCGGTGAAATGCGTAGAGATCTGAAGGAATACCGGTGGCGAAGGCGGCCCCCTGGACAGATACTGACACTCAGATGCGAAAGCGTGGGGAGCAAACAGGATTAGATACCCTGGTAGTCCACGCCGTAAACGATGTCTACTTGGAGGTTGTGGCCTTGAGCCGTGGCTTTCGGAGCTAACGCGTTAAGTAGACCGCCTGGGGAGTACGGTCGCAAGATTAAAACTCAAATGAATTGACGGGGGCCCGCACAAGCGGTGGAGCATGTGGTTTAATTCGATGCAACGCGAAGAACCTTACCTACTCTTGACATCCAGAGAACTTTCCAGAGATGGATTGGTGCCTTCGGGAACTCTGAGACAGGTGCTGCATGGCTGTCGTCAGCTCGTGTTGTGAAATGTTGGGTTAAGTCCCGCAACGAGCGCAACCCTTATCCTTGTTTGCCAGCGAGTAATGTCGGGAACTCCAGGGAGACTGCCGGTGATAAACCGGAGGAAGGTGGGGACGACGTCAAGTCATCATGGCCCTTACGAGTAGGGCTACACACGTGCTACAATGGCGCATACAGAGGGCGGCCAACTTGCGAAAGTGAGCGAATCCCAAAAAGTGCGTCGTAGTCCGGATTGGAGTCTGCAACTCGACTCCATGAAGTCGGAATCGCTAGTAATCGTGGATCAGAATGCCACGGTGAATACGTTCCCGGGCCTTGTACACACCGCCCGTCACACCATGGGAGTGGGCTGCAAAAGAAGTAGGTAGTTTAACCTTCGGGGGGACGCTTACCACTTTGTGGTTCATGACTGGGGTGAAGTCGTAACAAGGTAGCGCTAGGGGAACCTGGCGCTGGATCACCTCCTTATACGATGATTATCGTGATGAGTGTCCACACAGATTGATA belongs to Vibrio sp. STUT-A11 and includes:
- the hemG gene encoding menaquinone-dependent protoporphyrinogen IX dehydrogenase, whose translation is MAKALFLYSSREGQTKKIFHYIDEKLTDFDCDLVDLHNVDTIDFEPYDKVLVGASIRYGHLNKKLYQFIERHLTQLEKHKVAFFCVNLTARKEDQGKDTPEGSAYIRKFLMKSPWKPELIGVFAGALYYPRYGWFDKMMIKFIMSMTGGETDTTKEVEYTNWEKVTLFTDKFKKL